From one Sesamum indicum cultivar Zhongzhi No. 13 linkage group LG13, S_indicum_v1.0, whole genome shotgun sequence genomic stretch:
- the LOC105176094 gene encoding myb-related protein 308: MGRSPCCEKEHTNKGAWTKEEDERLVKYIKQHGEGCWRSLPKAAGLLRCGKSCRLRWINYLRPDLKRGNFTDEEDEIIINLHSLLGNKWSLIAARLPGRTDNEIKNYWNTHIKRKLLGRGIDPQTHRPVPNSSVSTSSNQQNSVTISPCPPNTQIFAMQTVRDEPVMTNNISFKVADSSGEENSNSSSVLSEELTPEINLELSIRPPQSHGQSKLEKQELKYQIFGQSVPPVATTSACLCHSIRFEKGRSSCNCVSMTNVKADHMQRFYGSLTL; the protein is encoded by the exons ATGGGTCGATCTCCTTGCTGTGAGAAAGAGCACACAAACAAAGGGGCGTGGacaaaagaagaggatgagCGTCTTGTCAAGTATATCAAACAACATGGTGAGGGCTGCTGGAGGTCCCTTCCAAAAGCTGCAG GTTTGCTTAGATGCGGCAAAAGCTGCAGGCTGCGATGGATAAACTACCTCAGGCCTGATCTTAAGCGAGGAAACTTTACggatgaagaagatgaaatCATCATCAATCTCCATAGTTTACTAGGAAACAA ATGGTCTCTGATTGCTGCGCGGCTGCCGGGTAGAACAGATAATGAGATCAAGAACTACTGGAACACTCATATCAAAAGAAAACTCCTAGGCCGTGGAATTGATCCCCAAACCCATAGACCAGTACCGAACTCATCCGTTTCCACAAGCAGTAACCAGCAGAATTCCGTAACCATAAGCCCATGTCCACCGAACACTCAAATTTTCGCCATGCAAACAGTCAGAGACGAGCCCGTGATGACAAACAACATCAGTTTTAAGGTAGCAGATTCCTCAGGCGAAGAGAATTCCAACAGCAGCAGTGTTTTGTCCGAAGAATTAACCCCAGAAATCAACTTGGAACTCTCCATAAGGCCGCCCCAATCCCATGGTCAGTCAAAGCTGGAAAAACAGGAGTTGAAGTATCAGATCTTTGGCCAATCAGTCCCACCAGTTGCCACCACATCTGCGTGTTTGTGTCATAGCATAAGGTTTGAAAAAGGCAGGAGTTCATGCAACTGTGTATCCATGACAAATGTGAAAGCTGACCATATGCAGAGATTTTATGGATCCTTAACTCTATAA
- the LOC105176095 gene encoding uncharacterized protein LOC105176095 isoform X1, with product MRLGIQKNESDSSPGPSFDGSFRKPESAAASVCTISSTSSKFIPTSKRVYKVLKEYSTKITDLNIFAEYLEDWIVENLYGKTSNGEQHFSSPFLIDELRTLDFALEGVLFQQLLRMPSPPYSSDNLKEDEFLALEDFLHTAAEGLWHAFWHKNKPLPYFVGCPRYPGSRFYTVEKAISRGRLGGLCGAALMSKNKGNLHARWDDVVKFVLFKRNLVKGKESGFSSSVVCEALFYAIHILFSRSLSKYNRVTTDYVFVSVIDSKFGGVVKLGGDLGRLEVDLNNPYQSMAEWITSHAEVSISPIDRIWNKLGNVNWGDLGTMQILLAMFYSIVQWNGPPRKSMASLAANHSLRLQKRRTETRLVENENSLVPYEHGSNYDGEIVELDYENNHRKGPRLNFIQGEIVLLEDQNQGLKSFQIQEFLDDGNGSSYIAVAAECHSELLTLYVGSHPSLLEPSWEDMNLWYQVQRQTKVLNILKEQGISSKHLPEIIASGRIVHSGPCEKQSPKGRCDHPCCGTPILVTCPVGEPLSSIIAHDGPFSAEEATRCCRDCLAALRSAKMANILHGDIRPENIMRISDKQGPTSNSIFVLVSWGHAVLEDRDSPVLNLQFSSAYALQHGKLCLSSDVESLIYLIYFLCGGSMQQQDSIESALKWRQRCWAKRVIQQQLGEVSPLLKAFVDYVDSICGTPYAVDYDIWLKRLNRAVEGFGERRKTIEEGLRLKDVIESPGTSGGGNSS from the exons ATGAGACTAG GTATTCAAAAAAATGAGTCTGACTCATCCCCTGGGCCAAGTTTCGATGGGAGTTTTAGGAAGCCTGAATCTG CAGCAGCTTCTGTTTGTACAATCTCCAGCACTTCAAGCAAATTCATCCCAACTTCAAAAAGGGTGTATAAAGTCCTCAAGGAGTATTCAACGAAAATCACTGACCTTAATATATTTGCAGAGTATCTTGAGGATTGGATAGTGGAAAATTTATATGGTAAAACTAGTAATGGGGAGCAGCATTTTAGCTCCCCCTTCTTAATTGATGAATTGCGTACCCTTGATTTTGCATTGGAGGGGGTTCTATTTCAACAGCTTCTACGAATGCCGTCCCCACCTTATTCCTCCGACAATCTTAAAGAAGATGAGTTCCTAGCACTGGAGGATTTTCTGCATACTGCTGCAGAAGGACTATGGCATGCATTTTGGCATAAGAATAAGCCATTGCCATATTTTGTAGGTTGCCCTCGTTATCCTGGATCCAGGTTTTATACCGTTGAGAAAGCAATATCTAGGGGAAGGCTTGGTGGACTCTGTGGTGCTGCTTTGATGTCAAAAAATAAGGGCAATCTACATGCTCGTTGGGACGATGTGGTCAAGTTTGTATTATTCAAGCGAAATCTTGTCAAAGGAAAAGAATCTGGATTTTCCTCTTCGGTTGTTTGTGAAGCTCTCTTCTATGCTATTCATATACTGTTCTCTAGGAGTTTGAGTAAATACAATAGGGTTACCACTGATTATGTTTTTGTATCTGTTATCGACTCTAAATTTGGAGGTGTCGTTAAACTTGGTGGTGATCTTGGCAGACTCGAAGTTGATTTAAATAACCCGTATCAGTCCATGGCAGAATGGATCACGAGCCATGCAGAAGTCAGCATTTCCCCCATAGACCGAATATGGAACAAGCTTGGAAATGTAAACTGGGGGGACTTGGGAACCATGCAGATACTTCTGGCAATGTTTTACTCCATTGTGCAGTGGAATGGCCCACCGAGGAAGTCAATGGCCTCGCTTGCAGCAAACCATAGTCTTCGCCTCCAAAAACGCAGAACGGAGACTCGGCTGGTGGAGAATGAAAACTCTCTAGTTCCTTATGAACATGGTAGCAACTATGACGGAGAAATTGTTGAACtagattatgaaaataatcaCAGGAAAGGACCGCGCTTGAACTTTATTCAGGGTGAAATAGTATTACTTGAAGATCAGAACCAGGGCctaaaaagttttcaaatacAAGAGTTCCTTGATGATGGGAATGGTTCTTCGTATATTGCTGTTGCTGCGGAGTGTCATTCAGAATTGTTGACGTTATATGTTGGATCACACCCATCGCTTCTGGAGCCATCATGGGAAGACATGAACCTGTGGTACCAAGTGCAAAGACAAACTAAAGTATTGAACATACTAAAGGAGCAGGGCATTTCAAGTAAACATCTGCCAGAAATAATAGCATCTGGTAGAATTGTGCACTCTGGTCCTTGCGAAAAGCAAAGTCCAAAGGGGCGCTGTGATCATCCTTGTTGTGGAACACCAATACTGGTCACTTGTCCAGTGGGGGAACCACTTTCATCCATCATTGCCCATGACGGTCCATTTTCTGCTGAAGAGGCAACCCGTTGCTGCAGAGATTGCCTAGCAGCTTTGAGGAGTGCAAAGATGGCAAATATCCTTCACGGTGATATTCGGCCGGAGAATATAATGCGCATCAGCGACAAACAAGGGCCAACATCAAATAGTATTTTTGTTCTGGTCTCATGGGGCCATGCAGTTCTGGAGGACAGAGACAGCCCTGTGCTAAATTTACAGTTCTCATCGGCCTACGCACTTCAGCATGGAAAGCTCTGTCTGTCATCAGACGTTGAGAGCCTCATTTACCTTATCTATTTTCTTTGCGGTGGATCCATGCAACAGCAGGATTCAATCGAATCAGCACTCAAGTGGAGGCAGAGATGCTGGGCAAAGCGTGTCATCCAGCAACAGCTAGGCGAGGTTTCACCTCTCTTGAAGGCATTTGTCGATTATGTAGACAGCATATGTGGGACACCGTATGCTGTCGATTACGATATTTGGTTAAAGAGACTAAACAGGGCTGTCGAAGGGTTTGGCGAGCGACGGAAAACGATTGAAGAGGGACTAAGACTGAAGGACGTTATCGAGTCACCAGGAACTTCAGGAGGCGGAAATTCTTCCTGA
- the LOC105176095 gene encoding uncharacterized protein LOC105176095 isoform X2, whose translation MRLGIQKNESDSSPGPSFDGSFRKPESAASVCTISSTSSKFIPTSKRVYKVLKEYSTKITDLNIFAEYLEDWIVENLYGKTSNGEQHFSSPFLIDELRTLDFALEGVLFQQLLRMPSPPYSSDNLKEDEFLALEDFLHTAAEGLWHAFWHKNKPLPYFVGCPRYPGSRFYTVEKAISRGRLGGLCGAALMSKNKGNLHARWDDVVKFVLFKRNLVKGKESGFSSSVVCEALFYAIHILFSRSLSKYNRVTTDYVFVSVIDSKFGGVVKLGGDLGRLEVDLNNPYQSMAEWITSHAEVSISPIDRIWNKLGNVNWGDLGTMQILLAMFYSIVQWNGPPRKSMASLAANHSLRLQKRRTETRLVENENSLVPYEHGSNYDGEIVELDYENNHRKGPRLNFIQGEIVLLEDQNQGLKSFQIQEFLDDGNGSSYIAVAAECHSELLTLYVGSHPSLLEPSWEDMNLWYQVQRQTKVLNILKEQGISSKHLPEIIASGRIVHSGPCEKQSPKGRCDHPCCGTPILVTCPVGEPLSSIIAHDGPFSAEEATRCCRDCLAALRSAKMANILHGDIRPENIMRISDKQGPTSNSIFVLVSWGHAVLEDRDSPVLNLQFSSAYALQHGKLCLSSDVESLIYLIYFLCGGSMQQQDSIESALKWRQRCWAKRVIQQQLGEVSPLLKAFVDYVDSICGTPYAVDYDIWLKRLNRAVEGFGERRKTIEEGLRLKDVIESPGTSGGGNSS comes from the exons ATGAGACTAG GTATTCAAAAAAATGAGTCTGACTCATCCCCTGGGCCAAGTTTCGATGGGAGTTTTAGGAAGCCTGAATCTG CAGCTTCTGTTTGTACAATCTCCAGCACTTCAAGCAAATTCATCCCAACTTCAAAAAGGGTGTATAAAGTCCTCAAGGAGTATTCAACGAAAATCACTGACCTTAATATATTTGCAGAGTATCTTGAGGATTGGATAGTGGAAAATTTATATGGTAAAACTAGTAATGGGGAGCAGCATTTTAGCTCCCCCTTCTTAATTGATGAATTGCGTACCCTTGATTTTGCATTGGAGGGGGTTCTATTTCAACAGCTTCTACGAATGCCGTCCCCACCTTATTCCTCCGACAATCTTAAAGAAGATGAGTTCCTAGCACTGGAGGATTTTCTGCATACTGCTGCAGAAGGACTATGGCATGCATTTTGGCATAAGAATAAGCCATTGCCATATTTTGTAGGTTGCCCTCGTTATCCTGGATCCAGGTTTTATACCGTTGAGAAAGCAATATCTAGGGGAAGGCTTGGTGGACTCTGTGGTGCTGCTTTGATGTCAAAAAATAAGGGCAATCTACATGCTCGTTGGGACGATGTGGTCAAGTTTGTATTATTCAAGCGAAATCTTGTCAAAGGAAAAGAATCTGGATTTTCCTCTTCGGTTGTTTGTGAAGCTCTCTTCTATGCTATTCATATACTGTTCTCTAGGAGTTTGAGTAAATACAATAGGGTTACCACTGATTATGTTTTTGTATCTGTTATCGACTCTAAATTTGGAGGTGTCGTTAAACTTGGTGGTGATCTTGGCAGACTCGAAGTTGATTTAAATAACCCGTATCAGTCCATGGCAGAATGGATCACGAGCCATGCAGAAGTCAGCATTTCCCCCATAGACCGAATATGGAACAAGCTTGGAAATGTAAACTGGGGGGACTTGGGAACCATGCAGATACTTCTGGCAATGTTTTACTCCATTGTGCAGTGGAATGGCCCACCGAGGAAGTCAATGGCCTCGCTTGCAGCAAACCATAGTCTTCGCCTCCAAAAACGCAGAACGGAGACTCGGCTGGTGGAGAATGAAAACTCTCTAGTTCCTTATGAACATGGTAGCAACTATGACGGAGAAATTGTTGAACtagattatgaaaataatcaCAGGAAAGGACCGCGCTTGAACTTTATTCAGGGTGAAATAGTATTACTTGAAGATCAGAACCAGGGCctaaaaagttttcaaatacAAGAGTTCCTTGATGATGGGAATGGTTCTTCGTATATTGCTGTTGCTGCGGAGTGTCATTCAGAATTGTTGACGTTATATGTTGGATCACACCCATCGCTTCTGGAGCCATCATGGGAAGACATGAACCTGTGGTACCAAGTGCAAAGACAAACTAAAGTATTGAACATACTAAAGGAGCAGGGCATTTCAAGTAAACATCTGCCAGAAATAATAGCATCTGGTAGAATTGTGCACTCTGGTCCTTGCGAAAAGCAAAGTCCAAAGGGGCGCTGTGATCATCCTTGTTGTGGAACACCAATACTGGTCACTTGTCCAGTGGGGGAACCACTTTCATCCATCATTGCCCATGACGGTCCATTTTCTGCTGAAGAGGCAACCCGTTGCTGCAGAGATTGCCTAGCAGCTTTGAGGAGTGCAAAGATGGCAAATATCCTTCACGGTGATATTCGGCCGGAGAATATAATGCGCATCAGCGACAAACAAGGGCCAACATCAAATAGTATTTTTGTTCTGGTCTCATGGGGCCATGCAGTTCTGGAGGACAGAGACAGCCCTGTGCTAAATTTACAGTTCTCATCGGCCTACGCACTTCAGCATGGAAAGCTCTGTCTGTCATCAGACGTTGAGAGCCTCATTTACCTTATCTATTTTCTTTGCGGTGGATCCATGCAACAGCAGGATTCAATCGAATCAGCACTCAAGTGGAGGCAGAGATGCTGGGCAAAGCGTGTCATCCAGCAACAGCTAGGCGAGGTTTCACCTCTCTTGAAGGCATTTGTCGATTATGTAGACAGCATATGTGGGACACCGTATGCTGTCGATTACGATATTTGGTTAAAGAGACTAAACAGGGCTGTCGAAGGGTTTGGCGAGCGACGGAAAACGATTGAAGAGGGACTAAGACTGAAGGACGTTATCGAGTCACCAGGAACTTCAGGAGGCGGAAATTCTTCCTGA
- the LOC105176096 gene encoding enoyl-CoA delta isomerase 1, peroxisomal, giving the protein MCTLEKRGDLFILTITGNDEHRLNPTLIDSILAALNRVKSESESMGSTALITTAEGKFFSNGYDLSWALSDPDLFRAQAQARPKVLSKKLRLLVADLISLPMPTIAAVTGHASAAGFIFALSHDYLLMRKDRGVLYMSELDIKHKIPHWFMSIVKSKIASPKVRRDVVLQAAKISAATGVEWGIVDSAHENAEETVEAAVRQGMDLVRRKWDGKVYANNRKTVLADVLAVLGSDETVGDSGDNVDDSKAVSRL; this is encoded by the coding sequence ATGTGCACTTTAGAGAAACGCGGCGATCTCTTCATCCTTACAATCACCGGCAACGATGAGCACCGGCTGAATCCGACCCTGATCGACTCCATTCTGGCCGCACTTAATCGGGTCAAGTCCGAGTCCGAGTCGATGGGCTCCACTGCTCTCATCACAACCGCCGAGGGCAAGTTCTTCTCCAACGGCTACGACCTCTCATGGGCTCTCTCGGACCCGGACCTTTTTCGGGCGCAAGCACAAGCACGGCCCAAGGTTTTGTCCAAGAAACTCCGGCTTCTGGTGGCGGACCTCATCTCCCTCCCCATGCCCACAATCGCAGCCGTAACCGGCCACGCGTCCGCGGCCGGGTTCATTTTTGCGCTCAGTCATGACTACCTCCTCATGCGGAAGGACAGAGGGGTTCTGTACATGAGTGAGCTGGACATTAAGCACAAAATCCCCCATTGGTTTATGTCAATTGTGAAGAGCAAGATTGCCTCTCCAAAGGTGCGGAGGGATGTGGTTTTGCAGGCAGCGAAGATCTCGGCTGCAACAGGGGTGGAGTGGGGGATTGTGGATTCGGCCCACGAGAATGCTGAGGAGACTGTGGAGGCTGCGGTGAGGCAGGGCATGGATTTGGTGAGGAGGAAATGGGACGGGAAAGTGTATGCCAATAACCGAAAGACTGTGCTTGCCGACGTCTTGGCTGTGCTCGGGTCGGATGAGACGGTGGGGGATTCTGGCGATAATGTGGACGACAGTAAGGCTGTTTCAAGATTATGA